ACATTATAGTGAAGCTATTTTACCAAGTAGTGAACGTTTTAATGCCTCTAGCTTAATGAAATGGATTGGAATGTCATTAGTCAGACATCCAGATGGGAAAAACGATTATCTAGAAACTCCAGCAAAAATTGGCAGTATTTGGCAACATCCAGCTCGTTTTAAGGTTTCATTTCACAACGAGAGCTCAATACGTGAAAATATACAAACTATCGACTTGGAAGAAGACTCAACCTGGTTAGAAAATTTAGAAGTACAAGCTAAAAATAATGACAAACATCAAAATGATGAAGCTTTTCAACTAGCTGTTAAGCGCATGGAGTATGAGTATACTCACGAAAGTGCGACACGGACTACTAGTTATCAGTCGGTGTCAGAAATTAAGCGGCTGTTTGAAGAGCCTGAAAATGCTCGAATGGTAAAAATTGATGTAAATAAACCTCGAAATCGATTTGTTTCTGAAAAATTATCTCGTCCTAAATTTATGAGTGATGAAAGTGAACCATCAGCTGCCGAAATTGGAACAGCGACGCATTTAATCATGCAAAATATAGATTTAACACAGATTCCAACAAAAGAAAGTGTTAAAGATTTAATTGCTACATTCGTTGCAAAAGGTTTATTAACAGATAAGTTAGCTACAAAGATCCAAGTAGATGCGATATTAGCTTTTTTTACAACAGAATTAGGTGAATTAATGCTGGAAAAGCCTAAATTAGTCACTCGCGAAGCGCCATTTTCATTATTGATGGATGCTGAAAAAATATTTACGGATATGCATGAAGATGCCAGTGATAAGCTATTGATTCATGGAATCATTGATGGCTTTCTTGAAGAAGAAGATGGGTTGATTTTATATGATTTTAAAACAGATTATGTAGATAAAAACTCTACAATAGCACTTGAAAAAATTAGTAAGAACTATCGTGGACAAATGAATTTATATAGAGAAGCCCTTGAAAATATCAGTGGCAAACCTGTTAAAGTAGCTTATTTATGTTTGTTAAGTATTGGCAAGACTTTATTAATTGAGAAATAAAAAAAAAACTGACTTAAGTTGCTCCTGGATACAGAGGGAGACTGCTTAAGTCAGTTTTTTAATTATTGAAAAGCGAAATCGCTTGAGAGCCCATTTGCTCAAAAGCAGCTATAAAATTTTCTTTATCCATAGAAGCATCTTTTTCACCATAAGGGTCATTAAAATAAATTGATTCAGCATCATAGCCAGTTACCACAACACTGTGCATGCTGTATGTTACATCAATCTTACCAGTTGTTGTTTCCCAAGTAAAAAAATCATCTACAGGAGAAAATGTTGCTGTGGTGATAATCCAAACAGGGTTACCAGCGGCAACTTGTGCCATAACATCGGTAAAATCAGAACCAGTGCTATCAAGTACATTCTCATTTCCAACGTATTCTTTAGCTAAATTAGCAATAGGACCATGATAAACACCTAAACCAGGTGAATCATTCCCGCTAACATCTCCAACGAAAGCTTGATTAGGATTACCCATATAGCCATCATCGTCCATTAAAGGAACACTAACAAGATTATCTGCTAATTCATTTTTTGTAACTGTTGATCCGTAAAACTGAATTAGCATTGCTAAGGAAGTAACTTCACAGCCATTATAAAGACTTGGTTCGTCAAATTGATAGAGTAAGGGTACATCCAATTGAGCCGAAATAGGTAAGTCAGAGGTTTTCGTCTTTTTCTTAGGAGTGACCGCTGGTTCAGTTGATGAGATGACTGGATTTTTTTTATCAGCTTTAATATAATGCTCATTAATAAAGAACATTAAGCATACGGATAGGCTGATCAAAAATAGTAACTTTAAATAATCTTTTCTATTCTTCATTTTGATCCACCTTTTCTACACTTTTACTATCCTTTACTATAACATGAATCTATCCAACTGCCTAAGAATTAAGCCGAAGCTTAATGGATTATTTATAATTTGTTAAAATTGTCATTAAACTGTAAAAAAAATTTAGTATACAGTAATTTTATTATGTAAACCATATTGTTTAAAAGGTGACATTCAGTTGTCTGGTTTTGTTTGTTATACTAAATTAAATTGAAAAGGTAGGGATTCTAATTATGGAAAATAAAAAAAGGAAGTTAGATAATAATCCACAGCTTACTGAAGCTTCTATTCATCCGGATTTAATCGTAACTACAGAAGAAGTTTTTCGTTATTTTGACTGGAATCAATTAGATTGGGAGGTTGAAAAACAAAATAGTGAGTATGGGGCTTATTTAATTAAGCTCGATCATTTATTGATTAGATTCAGAGTAGCGAAAACCACACCAACAAAAGTAGGCCAGTTTGTTACTTTATGGAAAAGAAATGTGAAAGGAATAATTGAGCCGTACACAAGTCAAGATAAAATGGATTTTGTCGTGATTAATACAAGATTAGGTGAGCATATCGGTCAATTTGTTTTTCCAAAAAAAATATTAATTGAAAAAGGGATTTTATCAGTCAATGGGGTGGGAGGGAAAAGAGGGTTTCGAGTTTATCCATTGTGGGATCAGCCGGATAATCCACAAGCAATCCAAACGCAAAAATGGCAGTTGAATTATTTTTTAGATTTAACTCAAGGTAGTCAGCAGCTAAATGCTAAATCGATTCAGCGACTATATAACATATAAGATTAAAAAAAGACAAAAAAATAATCCTCTTCTTTTACATAGAAGGGATGACTGTTTATTTTATATGAATAAAAGTAGGTTGCTACCCTCATGGACGAGCTGCAATAACCTACTCTTAGGCGATTACTAGAAGGTTTTCTTCTGCATCGCGGGAACTTTTGTAAAGTTCGAAATCTGATTGGTTCCAACCAAATTCTTGGTTGATTTGATAGTTTGGCGAATCTTCATTTAAAACGATATAGCGTAACTGAACACGATTTCCACTATCTTCTAGTTCTAACGCAAGTTGATAATCTTCATTTTTAAATAGTAAGCCTTGAATTGCCCAAACTTTTTCAATAGTTGTTGTTATCATCTTTAATTTGTCACTCCTTTCTGTTGTGTTACCATCATTATACGTCAATTTACTATTTTGTCTAGCGTAAAACACAAAGTTGACATAAACTTAATATTTAAGCCGCTTAGATAGTTAATTTTAATAGTTATTTTACAAAGAAAACCATTCTAAAAGACCTGGAAATAAGGAGCTTTAGAATGGTTTTCATTTATTACTTAATTCAAGCCTTGCATTAACGTTTTTATTTTTGAATTCATCAGAGATAATAGTAAACCAACAGCAATTGTAAATCCGCCGACAATCGCAAAATACATAACTTCATTTTCTGGTGAGTAAAGGGAAACGATTTGAGCATTGATTGCTTGTGCGGCTGCATCACCTAAAAACCAGACGCTCATCATTTGAGATTGGAAAGCTCTTGGCGCGAGTTTTGTTGTGGCACTTAATCCAACAGGGGACAAACACATTTCACCAACGATAACTAGGAAAAAGCTTAGAACTAACCACCATGGGCTAACTAAAGTATCCACACCATTTAATAACGCTGGGATGACTAATATAACAAAAGAAAGACCAGCAAAGACAATTCCTATTGAAAACTTAATGGTTGTTGAAGGCTGACGTTCACCAAGTTTCGTCCAAAGCCAAGCAAACATTGTTGACATCAGAATAACAAATAAGGGGTTGAGTGACTGGAACCAACTTGGAATTAGGTGAAAACCCATAAAATCTAAATTTGTTCGTTCATCAGCATAGATAGCTAAGACAACTGACCCTTGTTCTTCAATCGACCAGAAAAAGATACTTGCAATAAAAAGGGGAATATAAGCCCATATTCTAGAACGTTCCATATCATTTACATCTTTACTACGAATCATTTTAGTAAAATAATAAACAGGTAATGCTACCCCTAAAATACTTAGTAGGAAAATAACAAATTCAATCGTTAATTTTCCAAGTAATGCCGCACCTAAAATAACTATTGCGAGAAGCCCTATACCCTTGATTAAATTTTTATAGACTGCACTTTTTTCAGTTTCTGAAATCGGATTAGTAGGTTCAAGACCTACAGTACCTAAATATTTTTTCCCTTGGAAATAGTATTGAATTAAACCAGCTAACATCCCAAAGGCTGCGATAGAAAAACCGACATGATAGTTGTATTCTTTTTGAACAGCTCCTAATATAATTGGAGCCAAGAATGAACCAATATTAATTCCCATTACAAAAATACTAAAACCAGAATCTCGCCTTAAATCATTTTTATGATATAATCCACCAACAATTTCTGAAACATTTGGTTTTAGCATCCCTGTCCCTAATACGATAATAGCAATTGAAGCAAATAGTGCAGGTGCTCCAAAAGGGGTAGCTAAAATAATATGTCCAATCATAATTAAAATCCCGCCATAAAAGATTGTCTTTCGACTACCTAAAACGCGATCACTTAGCCAACCGCCAATGACGCTAGACATGTAAACCATTGAACCATAAATTGCCATAATTGAAGCGGCTAAGGATTTTGAATAGCCAAGTCCACCATTCGCAACTGAATCATAGATATAATAAATTAAAATAGCACGCATTCCATAGTAACTAAATCTTTCCCACATTTCAGTAAAAAAGAGGGTCGATAATCCTCTAGGTTGACCGAAAAAGGTTTTTTCTTTTTTCACAGTTTTTCGTCCTCCAATATTGAATTACTTCATATAAATATACAGAGAGTATTCTCTATTAGAAATTATACTCCTAATTGACATAAATTCCATGTATCTTAAATATTTCCACATTAAAACCTAATAGATATTTAATAATTTTTTATAGAAAAAAACGAACTACTTATCTCTTAGAGAAGTAATCCGTTTTTATAAATCAGTCCTTAGAAAGCCATACGATTAATTTTTGATAGGTCATTTGAGCTTCTTTAATGTTCGGGTCTTTATCAAAATCATGAGCTAGACCTTCAATTGTTATAAACTCTTTATTTAAAATATGTTGATTTAAGTATGCTCCAATTGAATAGGGAACATCTTGATCTGCAGTACTTTGAGCAATAAAAGTTGGAGGTAACATTTTCAGCTCTTCATTAGTTAAGGAATAGTTGGAATAGTTTTGTTGGTGTTGTAAAATTAAATCAATCCATCGGCCGGTTTGTCGTGCATAGATGTAAATAGCGTACCTAGTCTCTAATGGCCCAGAAACAAGGGGCTTTGTTTGAATTAAGGCCTTTTTTGTTTCTTCAGAAATTTTAGGATAGCGAAGATAAAATGAACTAGGTCTTAAATAAAAAGCTTCATTGATACTGTGATAACCATAAAAACTGATGAATTTTTTTGGCTGAACGGCTAGGGCGTTTTTTTGATATAAAAATCCAAGGTAAGCCCCGGCTGAACGACCAAATAAAATAAATTCATTACTTTTTAATTCTAAGCTCTGATTAGCTTGATTTAAAAACCAGTTAATCCCAGTTTGAATG
This Carnobacterium maltaromaticum DSM 20342 DNA region includes the following protein-coding sequences:
- a CDS encoding C39 family peptidase, with protein sequence MKNRKDYLKLLFLISLSVCLMFFINEHYIKADKKNPVISSTEPAVTPKKKTKTSDLPISAQLDVPLLYQFDEPSLYNGCEVTSLAMLIQFYGSTVTKNELADNLVSVPLMDDDGYMGNPNQAFVGDVSGNDSPGLGVYHGPIANLAKEYVGNENVLDSTGSDFTDVMAQVAAGNPVWIITTATFSPVDDFFTWETTTGKIDVTYSMHSVVVTGYDAESIYFNDPYGEKDASMDKENFIAAFEQMGSQAISLFNN
- a CDS encoding MepB family protein, with product MENKKRKLDNNPQLTEASIHPDLIVTTEEVFRYFDWNQLDWEVEKQNSEYGAYLIKLDHLLIRFRVAKTTPTKVGQFVTLWKRNVKGIIEPYTSQDKMDFVVINTRLGEHIGQFVFPKKILIEKGILSVNGVGGKRGFRVYPLWDQPDNPQAIQTQKWQLNYFLDLTQGSQQLNAKSIQRLYNI
- a CDS encoding peptide MFS transporter, with protein sequence MKKEKTFFGQPRGLSTLFFTEMWERFSYYGMRAILIYYIYDSVANGGLGYSKSLAASIMAIYGSMVYMSSVIGGWLSDRVLGSRKTIFYGGILIMIGHIILATPFGAPALFASIAIIVLGTGMLKPNVSEIVGGLYHKNDLRRDSGFSIFVMGINIGSFLAPIILGAVQKEYNYHVGFSIAAFGMLAGLIQYYFQGKKYLGTVGLEPTNPISETEKSAVYKNLIKGIGLLAIVILGAALLGKLTIEFVIFLLSILGVALPVYYFTKMIRSKDVNDMERSRIWAYIPLFIASIFFWSIEEQGSVVLAIYADERTNLDFMGFHLIPSWFQSLNPLFVILMSTMFAWLWTKLGERQPSTTIKFSIGIVFAGLSFVILVIPALLNGVDTLVSPWWLVLSFFLVIVGEMCLSPVGLSATTKLAPRAFQSQMMSVWFLGDAAAQAINAQIVSLYSPENEVMYFAIVGGFTIAVGLLLSLMNSKIKTLMQGLN
- a CDS encoding alpha/beta hydrolase, with the translated sequence MLLYKDFIFHTTEKYQLEASLYQPTGTPLNQTIIYLHGGGLIWGSRFDLPEEYIQLFLSAGYHFLTLDYPLAPEVELPEIEAAIQTGINWFLNQANQSLELKSNEFILFGRSAGAYLGFLYQKNALAVQPKKFISFYGYHSINEAFYLRPSSFYLRYPKISEETKKALIQTKPLVSGPLETRYAIYIYARQTGRWIDLILQHQQNYSNYSLTNEELKMLPPTFIAQSTADQDVPYSIGAYLNQHILNKEFITIEGLAHDFDKDPNIKEAQMTYQKLIVWLSKD